From the Deinococcus sonorensis KR-87 genome, the window GACGAGCGCTGGACCGACCCGGTGGGGCTGGCCATCAGCGTGCAGGAGAAGCGCGGCGCTCTGCGGCTGCTGGACCTGCAGGCCAAGCTGCGCCAGAGCCTGCGCGACCTCGCCGGCCCGGGCTCACTGCCCACCGCGCCCAGCGCGCTGTGTGGCGACGAGCACGGCAACCTGTACATGAGCCTGCTGGAGTACCGGCAGGGCAAGAGCGGCGCCCTGATCCGCAAGCTGGACGCCTACGGCAACGAGGTGCTGGCGTTCGGCGCCTACGGACTGGGCGAGGACGAGCTGCTGCAGCCGGTCAGTCTGGCGGCGCTGGGCGGACGGTTGTACGTGCTGGACGCCGAGGCGCACCACGTGGTGATCTTCGACGACCAGGGCCACTTCATCCGGCGCTTCGGTGGCCGGGGCCAGGGCGGGGGCCGCTTCGAGGGACCGCGCCAGCTGGCGGTCAGCCCGGAGGGCGACGTGTACGTGCTGGACAGCGGCAACAGCGAGGTGCAGCGCTTCAGCTATGACGGTGAGTACGTCTCGCGCTACGCCTTCCGCCAGGACCGCACTTCCGAGACGCTGCGCCCGTTGGAGGGGCTGGCGGTGGACGCCCACGGCGCGGTGTACATCGTGGACGGCACCGCCGGCAAGCTGCGCAAGATCGAGCATGGCGGCACTCCCGGCCTGACCTTCCCACTGGAGACGCTGGTGGGCGAGCCGAGCGACGTGCCGTGGCTGCTGCAGGTCACCGACCAGGGCGTGATATACGCAGTGCGGCAGGGCGGACAGGTGCTGCGGACCTACAGTTCGGTGGGCGACCTGATGAGCAGCACCGACATGTACGCGCCGGTGCAGGCCATGTCGCTGCTGGAGCGTCCGCTGGAGCAGCGCGGCGAGCCCACCCCCACAGAAACCCAACCGCGCGTGGTGTCGGACAGCATGGGGCCACTGCTGAACTGAGCCGCTCTGGCGCGTCTCCCTGACAGTGACAACAGTACCGGCCCGCGCGGGAGATGGCGGGCCGGTACTGTTGTCCCAGACTGCTACGCGGCTTACGGGCGTCCGCTGAGCGGGTGATATTCTGAGGCAAGTCAAGCCTGGAGTTTCTTTGCACGTCTGAGCCTTGACACTTCGAAGGAGGAATACGGAATGTACCGAGGCAGAGAGGGGCAGTGGGCATTTATGCTCCACCGCCTGTCAGGGTTGGCCATTCTGGCCTACCTGTTGTTGCACGTCATCAGCATCTCGCTGTTCGTGTTCGGTGAGGACCCCTATATGGCGGTCCACAACCTCTATGATTTCGCGCTGTTCCGCATCGGGCTGATCTTCGTCTCGGCGGCCGTGGTGTACCACTCGTTCAACGGGCTGCGCATCATCGTGATGGACTTTGCCGGGACCGGCGTGGCCTACCAGCGGCAGATGTGGTATGGGGTGCTCGCCCTCAGCGCGCTCACCATGCTCTACGTGGCCTACAAGGTCATCCCGCGCATCTTTTTCGGAGGACTCTAAGTGATCCGTGCCAAAACCTACAGCGACGCCCGCACGCAGGCGAGCGGCAATGCCGAGCTGAACTGGTGGATCTTCATGCGGGTCAGTGGCCTGATCCTGATGTTCCTGGTGCTGGGTCACGTGTACATGACCTTCGTGCAGGTTTCGGAGTCGGACGCCACCTATGACGCGGTGGTGAGCAAGCTCAGCAATCCGGCCTGGAAGTTCTACGACTGGCTGATTCTGGTACTGTCCCTGCTGCACGGCCTCAACGGCGCGCGCTACAGCATCGAGGACTACATCCGCACCCGCCCTAACCGCTTCTGGGTCAAGAGCATCTTCTATACCCTGGTGGGCGTCATCTTCACCCTCGGCACCGTGGGCCTGTTCAGCATCTGAAGTACTTTCTCTCAAAGGACGTTTAGCAATGGCTATGCACCATACATACGACGTGCTGGTGGTGGGCGCGGGCGGCGCGGGCCTGATGGCGGCGCTGTACGCGGCCAAGGGCGACGTCTCGGTCGCCGTCCTCAGCAAGCTCTACCCCACCCGCTCGCACACCGGGGCGGCGCAGGGCGGCGTGGGCGCGGCGCTGGGCAACATCGCCGAGGACCACTGGGAATGGCACATGTTTGACACCATCAAGGGCGGCGACTACCTGACCGATCAGGACGCGGCCGAGGTGTTCGCCAAGGACGTGATCGAGGCGGTGTACGAACTGGAGCACATGGGGCTCCCGTTCTCGCGCACCCCGGAAGGCAAGATCGCCCAGCGCAAGTTCGGCGGCCACACCCGCGAGTTCGGCAAGGCGGCGGTGGAGCGCAGCTGCTACGCCAAGGACCGCACCGGCCACATGATCCTGCAGACGCTCTACCAGCAGAACGTCAAGGCCGGCACCACCTTCTTCAACGAGTACCACGTGCTGGACCTGATTCTGGAAGACGGACGCTGCGCCGGCGTGGTGGCCTACGACTACGCCACCGGCGAGCTGCACACCTTCCGGGCCAAGGCCGTCATCCTGGCGGCGGGCGGGTACGGGCGGGTGTTCAAGATCACCAGCAACGCCCTGACCCTGACCGGCGACCTGATGAGCGTGTACTACCGCAAGGGCCTGCCGCTGGAGGACATGGAGTTCTACCAGTTCCACCCGACCGGCCTGACCAAGCTGGGCATCCTGATCACCGAGGGCGTGCGCGGTGAGGGCGGCATCCTGCGCAACAACTCGGGCGAGCGCTTCATGGAACGCTACGCACCGACCATCAAGGACCTGGCGCCGCGCGACATGGTCAGCCGCGCCATCATCACCGAGATCCGCGAGGGGCGCGGGGTGGGGCCGGACAAGGACGCCATCTACATCGACCTGACGCACCTGCCGCGCGAGACCATCGAGAACAAACTCTCGGAGATCACTGACCTGTCGCGCACCTACCTGGGCCTGGACCCGGTCAAGGACCTGGT encodes:
- the sdhC gene encoding succinate dehydrogenase, cytochrome b556 subunit, translating into MYRGREGQWAFMLHRLSGLAILAYLLLHVISISLFVFGEDPYMAVHNLYDFALFRIGLIFVSAAVVYHSFNGLRIIVMDFAGTGVAYQRQMWYGVLALSALTMLYVAYKVIPRIFFGGL
- a CDS encoding succinate dehydrogenase hydrophobic membrane anchor subunit, with protein sequence MIRAKTYSDARTQASGNAELNWWIFMRVSGLILMFLVLGHVYMTFVQVSESDATYDAVVSKLSNPAWKFYDWLILVLSLLHGLNGARYSIEDYIRTRPNRFWVKSIFYTLVGVIFTLGTVGLFSI
- the sdhA gene encoding succinate dehydrogenase flavoprotein subunit; amino-acid sequence: MHHTYDVLVVGAGGAGLMAALYAAKGDVSVAVLSKLYPTRSHTGAAQGGVGAALGNIAEDHWEWHMFDTIKGGDYLTDQDAAEVFAKDVIEAVYELEHMGLPFSRTPEGKIAQRKFGGHTREFGKAAVERSCYAKDRTGHMILQTLYQQNVKAGTTFFNEYHVLDLILEDGRCAGVVAYDYATGELHTFRAKAVILAAGGYGRVFKITSNALTLTGDLMSVYYRKGLPLEDMEFYQFHPTGLTKLGILITEGVRGEGGILRNNSGERFMERYAPTIKDLAPRDMVSRAIITEIREGRGVGPDKDAIYIDLTHLPRETIENKLSEITDLSRTYLGLDPVKDLVPIQPTAHYAMGGIPTTIDGECLADATTVVPGLYAAGEQACVSLHGANRLGTNSLGDLIVFGRRAGVVAAKYAKTVELPPVPEDPAADARTLLEQVKSASGNENAAQIRKELQESMMNNVGIFRNGPDMEKQVQIIRELKARYAHVAVTDPGVRYNSELIETLELGFLLDCAEAMAHSALNRTESRGAHDREDYHARDDENWLKHTLAYKDFEHPGNVRIDYKPVTLKGYTRAFEPKPRVY